TTCTAGGATcttaccataatttttttttatttgaagtaaaaatttaataatttcattaatatttttgagtCATACACACTGCATGGCAAATAATCTAAAGTAAAGTAGTCTCATTACAAAAGCCATGCTTAAGAGTTAGAATTTCATAAGAATAAGACTGAGTGATGTTTTCCAAGCTATCTTTTTActttataattaaagaaaaaactgttCTTTTAGCTTAGTCAAAGAAAACTCTTTATCAGACAATGGTTTAATGATTTGTGCCTGTTAGAAATTTGTTGATGTATAAAgggaaaaatccttaaaaataataGGCTTGATaccagaaagtttttaaaaatgtcatttgatggtatagtttcttcctttcttctttctcttgtccTCTATTGCTTCTCAATTCTTCATGCACACTTAAGGACGAGTACTTTTTATTAGAGTGTGCTATATTCTTCTCTCCATACAGATGAGAAGGAAGCCATGAGTTCCCCCTCACAATGTGGTCCCTGATTGTTGTAGTACCTGGTAAGGGGAGTGGCAAAACCATCATTCCCCCACCTCCCATAACCCTCCAAAGGGATCTGTGGAATATCCAGAGTTTGGCATGATCTGTGTCATTGTTCTTTCTCAGTAGCTGGAGTGATAGAAGTGCCTGCAGCATCACAGTAAAATAAGGGCTTGGATAAAGTCTAAAGTATGGTTTAATGTGAGACTAATAATTTAACTATCCACCCCTCACTAACCAGTTTCTTATGATTAATGCACTATGCCAAACTAGTCTTCCCACTGTGGAGTGAGCTTCTCCAGCTTGTTTTTATATCATTAATTGTGGGTGATGGGTGTAACAATATTtgatatgtgaaataaaaatcttGTTTTTTGGTAACCTTCCGTTTATTTCTAATTGCTGCTAGAGAGAAGAAGGAAGTCGTGGTTATTGATCCCTCAGGAAATATGTATTACAACTGGCTGTTCTGCATCACCTTACCTGTTATGTATAACTGGACCATGATTATTGCAAGGTGTCTATATATTTTTATGGATCTCATCCCGCTTCTAGTTTCCAATTTCACTGACTTAACAGTTTGGCTTAGAACTCTTCAGGACACACCTTGTTCCACCACCAGTTTTCTAGATGTTACATCATTCTCTGTGTTTTCCTAAGATCACGAGTTCTTTGGTTTCCAATATCCTTTGAAATCCAGAACTGGGATGGAGGATATGGGCGTACTTTTAAACTCTTGAATTGCTCAATCATTTAATTAGAATTTTGagagaaactttttattttctttggcctgcaagaaaaagaaaattgccaaAACTGGAAAAAGATCAAGGATCTAGATTTTATAAAGCAAGATGGGTTTCCCAAGTAGTATCTatgcttccttgtcttttagaCAGTGAACATCTCAGTCATCTAGGGCCAAGCGTGATTTTCTGAGGAACTTTGGGTATAAACAGTGCGTATGAACCTGGTTATCAATGTGTATCACcaaaaattatcaatattttgaCATTAGCTTgagccatttattttcatttgatattTTCACAAAGCTGACTGGTATAATGGAAAGAATGTTGAAattcagaaatgtgaaaaaactAAATCTAACCCTCAGATTTGGGAATAAATTTGGGAAAACCATGGTTGAGTAAATGGATTCTAAGGACCCCTCCTCACCTTAGTGTATTatatttctcagttcagttcagttcagttgctcagtcgtgtctgactctttgcgaccctatgaaccacaacacgccaggccttcctgtccatcaccaactcctggagtctaccgaaacccatgtccattgagtcagtgacaccatccaaccatctcatcctctgtcatccccttctcctcctgcccccaatccccccagcatcagggtcttttccaatgattcagctcttcgcatcaggtggtcaaagtattggagcttcagcttcatcatcagtccttccaatgaacacccaggactgatctcctttaggatggactggttggatctccttgcagtccaagcgactgtcaagagtcttctccaacaccacagttcaaaagcatcaattctttgatgctcagctctctttatagtccaactcttacatccatacatgactactggaaaaaccatagccttgactagacggacctttgttgacaaagtatacAAAGagaacttttatttaaatttatttaaattggtccatttcattttatttatacaagTTTTTCTTTTACAGAGCATGTTTTGATGAACTTCAGTCTGATTACCTAGAATACTGGCTCATTTTTGATTACTTATCAGATATAGTCTATCTTCTTGATATGTTTGTACGAACAAGGACAGGTAAATATGTTTAGTTTTGGATATTTTGCAATTTTGTGCTTTTGTCTCTACGTTTAACTTGAAATTTATTAATTcaagtattctttaaaaaaaaaaaaaaaaagatttgtttgaGAAGAAAAGGCACCGTTGAAAGCAAGAGTACCATATACCCACCCACAGGCTcttatgtgttagtcgctcagttgtgtctgactctttgcgaccccatggactgtagcctgccaagttcctctgcccatggactcctccaggcaagactattggagtggtttctcattcccttctccaggggatcttcttgactcaaggattgaacctgggtcttccgtattgcagacaggttctttaccatctgagccaccagggaaggccaaccCACAGGTTTAGGCCACTCCAACTGATTCAGAAGGACATTACTAGCAACCTTCTGGATGTGGATTGATAGTTTTCCTCCATTAGCCTGTTCACTGGGCTTATACCAGGCAAGAGGAACAGAGAGAACAGAAATATTCTGCAGCTCTGTGAGGAAAGGGTAATTGTTGCTTAACAGAGGTACCTTGAAGAGACATGGGGGGAAAGGTCATTGTACTTAGCAGAGCTTTCCTAGAAATACTCTAAGAAACCGGGCATACATCCTTAATTCAACTTTATGGTTCATGGGGAAGCATTATTGACCAATAATCTGGGCAGGATCTGATAGCTTCTTACTTAATTATTCTTGTTAAATAGGTATAAGCTCATTGTTTCTATACTGCTCTCTACATGCAAAGGTAACCTATGTATGCAGAGAATGGCTTTTAAGAATCATTATGTAAAATAGTGACATTCTCTAGTATCAGTGCACTGAAACAATATTTCAGTTCTGTTCTATGCACAGCTCTGGTAACCAAAATaggaagaaacataaaattttccTTAGTGAAATATTTCAGATCACTGAAATTCTGGGTTTAATACACAAGGCCCATGGTAGCAGCTTAAGAGAAAGGAAGATCCCAGATGTCTAAGTTAGCCTGGGGAAGGGCAAGACAGAGATATGAAAATGAAGCCTCTAAGAAGATATGCTTCACATGGAAGGGGTAAGGCAAGAATATGCAGGATAGTCAGACAGCAAGAAGGTACCCAAGCTTCAAGAGTGAGGCTGGGATTCTGACAAAAGAGTGGCACGAGGAATTAAACACAGTGCTAGAGCATGCAGAGAACTTCATATGAACATTGTTCATAAATAGAATAGCTTTACCTGGACAAGATGCTGAGTCTAGAGAAATTTGCATATATACCTCATATTTATACATTGCATGTAATCTCTCACTTTTGTACttataaagctttattttttatttctgcgAAAGAACATTTTCCACGGTCATATGTTGATCTCATTACATTGCTGAGAGCGTATTTATTGAAATGAACTCTTGTTTTGAACTCAGTGAAGTTGGTTGAGAGTTACTGTAGAAAAATTCACAatgacataaaaaggaaaaacactttttttttttctattttaggttACCTAGAACAAGGACTACTGGTGAAGGAAGAGCGTAAACTCATAGAGAAGTATAAATCAACCTTTCAATTTAAACTTGATGTTCTATCAGTGATCCCAACTGATCTGCTGTATATTAAGTTCGGCTGGAATTATCCAGAAATTAGATTAAACAGATTGTTAAGGATCTCTCGAATGTTTGAATTCTTCCAGAGAACAGAAACAAGGACAAACTACCCAAACATCTTCAGGATCTCTAACCTTGTTATgtatatcatcatcatcatccattGGAATGCGTGTGTGTACTTCTCTATTTCCAAAGCTATTGGGTTTGGAAATGACACATGGGTCTATCCTGATGTTAATGATCCTGATTTTGGCCGTTTGGCTAGAAAATATGTGTACAGTCTTTACTGGTCTACACTGACTTTGACCACTATTGGGGAAACACCACCTCCCGTGAGGGATTCTGAGTATTTCTTTGTGGTGGCTGATTTCCTCATTGGAGTGTTAATTTTTGCCACCATTGTTGGTAACATAGGTTCTATGATTTCCAACATGAATGCAGCCAGGGCAGAATTTCAAGCAAGAATTGATGCGATTAAGCAATACATGCATTTTCGAAATGTAAGCAAAGATATGGAAAAGCGAGTTATTAAATGGTTCGACTATCTGTGGACCAACAAAAAAACAGTGGATGAGAGAGAAGTCTTGAAGTATCTACCTGATAAATTAAGAGCAGAGATCGCCATCAACGTTCACTTAGACACATTAAAAAAGGTGCGCATTTTTGCGGACTGTGAAGCTGGTCTGTTGGTGGAGTTGGTCTTGAAATTACAACCCCAAGTCTACAGTCCTGGAGATTACATTTGCAAGAAAGGGGATATTGGCCGAGAGATGTACATCATCAAGGAAGGCAAACTCGCTGTGGTGGCTGATGATGGGATCACTCAGTTTGTGGTATTGAGTGATGGCAGCTACTTTGGTGAAATCAGCATCCTTAATATTAAAGGTAGCAAAGCTGGCAATCGAAGAACAGCCAATATTAAAAGCATTGGCTACTCAGATCTATTCTGTCTCTCAAAAGATGACCTCATGGAAGCTCTGACTGAGTACCCAGATGCCAAAGGTATGCtagaagagaaagggaagcaAATCTTGATGAAAGATGGTCTATTGGACATAAACATTGCAAATGCTGGAAGTGATCCTAAAGATCTTGAGGAGAAGGTCACCCGAATGGAGAGCTCAGTAGACCTCCTGCAAACAAGGTTTGCTCGGATCCTGGCTGAGTATGAGTCAATGCAgcagaaactgaagcagagactAACCAAGGTCGAGAAATTCCTGAAACCACTTATTGACACAGAATTTTCAGCTATCGAAGGATCTGGAACTGAAAGTGGGCCCACAGACTCTACACAGGACTGAAAAGCTGGTTTTTCATAAGGACATTCCTCAGGATCCTTTTGGTGATGTGATGAAGGTACCTATAAGCTGGAAGACAAGGATGACTCAGCTGGAAATTTTTCCATAGGGAAAATGTGCTTTGGTGCAGGGCACAAAGCCATACATTCACTTGTGAGGTACTGTGGCTAAAGAATCATCacacttagaatttttcacaatgGATAACCTGCAAAGATATGAACCAATTAACTTATCAGCATCTCTTATCTTCTAATTTTTTCACATATGGTCCTTTTATGTTACACTCTTTATAAAAGTGAACAAGCATCTCTCACTTTCAGACAATTTATATTTCTCAGGAGCAACTAAAAATTATCATGTACCTCATGTTCAGGAtactatttaaaaagaattagaatGCAATAAAGTGAGATAAATCCTAAAGTTATAGcgaatattatttatttgataatttaGTCTAGAGTTTAGGACATTTTAGAGCTTCCAGGTCATTTTAAAGACCTTAATCATTTACTCTAGAGCTTGGGAAGAATGGTTGAAAGAAATTTCTTACTGATATAAGCATGAcaaatcatatttatatatatgtgtgtgtgtccatatatatatatgtacacacacacatacatacacacatggtgtgtgtgtgctcagtcatgtccaactctttgcagctgcaTGGGCTGAAGTtctccagactcctctatccatgggattctccaggcaagaatactggagtgtgttgccatttccttttctgtacacacacacatatgactaTGCTATGTTtggttgtgtctggctctttgtgaccccatggactatagcccaccaggatcctctgtccatggaatttttcagacaagaataatagagtgggttgccatttccttctccaggggaacttccagacccagggattgaacctgcatctcctgcattacaaatGGATGCTTTACCGCTTGAGCCATTGAGTAAGccttgttgttttagttgctcagtcttgtctggctcttctgcaaccccatgggctatagcccattaggccctgggtccatgggatttcccaggaaagaatactggaatggattgccatttccttcttgaggggatcttcctgacctaaggctcaaacccatgtctcatgcattgcaagcaagatctttaccactgaaccatctgggaagttGAAAATCATGAAattgaaaatcataaaatattataagAATCTTTAGttatataagttttaaaatttatgattatTACGCCTTGATAGAAATTGGTTACTATCTCCTTTCTCTGACTGACCAGCAATAAGAAGAAGAGATAAAGCTAATACTTTTGCTGGGTGATGAACAAAGGAAATTGTTAGAAAATGAGACCTGGAAGTACTATAGACCAGCATGGGCATCATAGGAGCGTCTTAGCAATTCAGAATCTCAGGCCCTAACCCAGACCTGCTGTATCAGAATCCGAATTTTAGCAACCCCCTAGGTAATTCATACATTAAACTCGAGAAGAGAGCCAGGAAGGAGTTAATGGGAGGGTGGGTCTAGCAAAGAAACGGGGACTATATGACAAGTGCGTGCTCACAGAAGACACTGACAATCAGCTATACTGCTCTGCTGCTCAACTCAGATGGGGCTCAGTAAGTTCCTACCACAGATCACTGGGATCGATTTCAGGTTTCTATCCATGCCTATAATACTATGACTTAACATGCCTTAATATGACTTAATAATATGACTTGTTAATTTGACATTTCAGATATCTCTATGGACCTCTATCAGTGTATACCAATGGTGGAAGTTATCCTACTCTACCAATAAGATTGAACTAAATGTTGTCTTTGCCTTCGAAGCCTTTGAAGCCTTCCCTTCAACATCCTACCTATATCTTTAATATCAACAGGCAAATACTTCTTCACTGCAGAGGAAGTGGTTAGTCCTGGAGTGGGTGAATcaataagtaataaaaaaaaaatatggcttcttcctgagacaagtgctccttttcctctcttttctttcttattattccttttccttcatctgtgttttattcttttctttgtgttcCTTCTTGTCTGTTATAAAAATCTCTCATAGCAGATTTGCCGGGAATAAGTGAGGGTTACACACCAGGCTCAGGGCTGTCTCCTAGAGGAGGAGCAGCCCCAACCACAGCATCCAGTGGGGGGCACCTTGAATCTGATCTGCACTAGAGACGTATCCAAGGGTTCTGATTTGATGACCTCTGGCCCCAAGCTCTGAGCTTACATCAGATAGGTAGCAGGTTCTTGGTGCAAAGCCTTGGGCTAAGGAGGGTTTAGCCAAATCCTTTTTCATGACTCTTCCAGGTGGTGAAGACTCCAGTTTTAGACACCTGGAGTGTGAAGCAGAACTTCACAACTGAGCTCTggcttcatgctgctgctgctgctaagtcacttcagtcgtgtccgactctgtgtgaccccatagacagcagcccatgaggctccccggttcctgggattctccaggcaagaacactggagtgggttgccatttccttctccaatgtatgaaagtgaaaagtgaaagtgaagatgctcagtggagtccgactcttagcgaccccatggactgcagcctaccaggctcctcagtccatgggattttccaggcaagagtactagagtgggttgccattgccttctctgctggcTTCATGagcgaattaaaaaaaaaaaaaggacagggaACATGTGGCTTTGGTGAGACTGATGGTAAGTGTCCTGACTTGGGTACATGTGAATGTCAAAGCAGGAGCTCTCCTTTTATCAGTCCAGAGACCATCCACATTCCAGCCGGATCCCACACTCCAGTGGCTGTCTGGGACTAGCATCTTAACGTGTTACGACTAGGACAGGCTTGATGTAAGGACAAGTGAAGGCTGGCTGAAGTTGGAAGATCTTTAGTAATGACATCTGAGAGGAAATGAGAGGGAGAATTCTGGGACTTGTAGATGGCAGATCAGAGACAATATGACCCAGGCTTGCCAATGTGTCTGGTAAGTACTCTGCCTTCCTCCCAAATCCATTATAATATGATATAGGAAGAGATTACTTCAAGGTTttgcagaattttttaaaatcaacttttctAACTTGAAATATGATGTGATTAAGTGTCTTACCATTAGGAGGCAATATCTGCCTATAATTATGAACTTCAGAGCCtgaagctgtttttttttctcatagaaatTGTAGGTAGTAAAATCAGAGCTTTTTGGTAACAATAGGCAGTCTTTCTCtaacatgaatatttttaaaagattttagtATAGACTATATATTAGTCTAAAATGAAATCATGatcaaataaagtataaaatataaatgtagtgggtaaaataacaacataaattaaaatttttaatatttcttattttcaggAAGTTCATCTAGGCACTAATATAATTTCATTGCAAGAAGCTTTTACCAATGTATAAGATGCATTCTAAAGGTAAGCAAAATGgggagaaaagaagcaagaagcaTTTATATTGagcttcattttatatttttattttttaaaaagtccactgctttaaaatgtttgaaaaccacAGATATGTTTTAATAGTGTTTGATGTATGCCTGGCTTGGACATTGTCAGTTTAAGTTATATTCTTCCTTATGACTATTGAAATTGTATTATTGGATATCCTAGTTTATAGACTATtcagaatataaaatacaaaaaaaaaaaaaaagaggcttatAGACTCAGAAGAAACAGTTTGCTATTTGCTGGACTAGTTTATCTCAAGGTGAAGAGAGAAAGTGGGAAATTGAAGAGAAAGGAATCAGAGAACATAGGAAATGCACACACTAGGGATCATCTTATTTATCCCTCctcattttgaaaatacagaaatgatgATCAGACAACAGTAAAACTGATGAGGATGTAGTAATGGGAACTTTGCATGAGACTGGAAATTTTTGCCATATGTTGGAAAGCAATATGCTAGTATCTGCTAGAGCTCCAAGTTGGCTTAACCTAAAACCCAGAAAGTTCATTCTTAGGTGTTTATAGTCACTACAAATATTGGCCACATTCTTCAACAGTGAGACATGTTGAAGAgtgtaacagtaaaaaaaaatgtaaacaacttAAATGATTGTGGAAAGGAGATGATTTATAAATTGGAATATATTCACATAATGGATTCTATAAAATGTTTGAATActaacaattgcactcatctcacaccctagtaaagtaatgctcaaaattctccaagccaggcttcagcaatacatgaactatgaacttccagatgttcaagctggttttagaaaaagtagaggaaccagagagagatcaaattgccaacatccactggatcaccgaaaaagcaagagagttccagaaaaacatctatttctgctttattgactatgccaaagcctttgactgtgtggataacaataaactgtagaaaattctgaaagagataggaataccagaccacctgacctgcctcttgagaaacctatatacaggtcaggaagcaacagttagatctggacatagaacaacagactgattccaagtaggaaaaggagtacgtcaaggctgtatattgtcaccctgcttattgaacagcatattaaaaagcagagagattactttgccaacaaaggtccatctattcaaagctatggtttttccagtagtcatgtatggacatgagagttggactctaaagaaagctgagtgccaaaaaattgatgcttttgaactacggtgttggagaagactcttgagagtcccttttactgcaaggagatccagccagtccatccaaaggagatcagtcctgggtgttcattggaaggactgatgttgaagctgaaactccaatacttttgcgacctgatgtgaagaactgactcatctgaaaagacgctgatgctggagggattgagagcaggaggagaaggggatgacagaggatgagatggttcgatggcatcacccacttgatgaacatgagtttgtgtggactctgggagttggtgatggacagggaggcctggcatgctgcagttcatggggttgcaaagagtcggacacgactgagtgactgaactgaacatttatgtAGTGCTGAGTTTGTGCCAGGTTCTGTCCCAAGTATTTTCCAGATgtcaattcatttaattctcaggacAACCGAGAAGTTAggttctcttatgtctcctgtttaacagatgaggaaatggagccACAGAGAGTTTACATATTTTGCCTGATGCCCATAAGAAGAAAGTTACACAACCACTATTTGAATCCAAGCCCTGAGGCTCCATTGTGTTTGTTCTTAACACTTGCATTTGCGCAGACTCTTGTATGTACATACAATTATTATCTATTCAAAACTTACAAACATACAGCAAAGTACTAGGTAGCGCTTATGGATCTGTACCTATGatataaaagtttaataacaGGCAGAGGAATGAGCAGAAATCAGGAGAGTGGTTACTTCTGTGTTGAATGGAGAGAATGGGATGGAAGAGAGACTGGAAAATTCATAGGACTTCATTTATATGTTCTatatcttttaaaacaatatgaagGAAATAAGTCCAAATGTTAAGATTTGACAAACCTACATACAAATACGGACATATATTCTCTCTATATTTGGTATATTTGAATTATtccacaagaagaaaaaaag
This genomic stretch from Cervus canadensis isolate Bull #8, Minnesota chromosome 19, ASM1932006v1, whole genome shotgun sequence harbors:
- the CNGA1 gene encoding cGMP-gated cation channel alpha-1; the encoded protein is MASQTPPQPKDIKLTMKKMIINTRRSFVNIPNVVGPDVEKEIRRMENGACSSFSDDDDDSASIFEESESENPQARDSFRSNTHRSGQPSQREQYLPGAIALFNVNNSSNKEQEPKEKKKKKKEKKSKPDGKNENKKDPEKKKKKEKDKDKKKKEEKGKDKKEEEKKEVVVIDPSGNMYYNWLFCITLPVMYNWTMIIARACFDELQSDYLEYWLIFDYLSDIVYLLDMFVRTRTGYLEQGLLVKEERKLIEKYKSTFQFKLDVLSVIPTDLLYIKFGWNYPEIRLNRLLRISRMFEFFQRTETRTNYPNIFRISNLVMYIIIIIHWNACVYFSISKAIGFGNDTWVYPDVNDPDFGRLARKYVYSLYWSTLTLTTIGETPPPVRDSEYFFVVADFLIGVLIFATIVGNIGSMISNMNAARAEFQARIDAIKQYMHFRNVSKDMEKRVIKWFDYLWTNKKTVDEREVLKYLPDKLRAEIAINVHLDTLKKVRIFADCEAGLLVELVLKLQPQVYSPGDYICKKGDIGREMYIIKEGKLAVVADDGITQFVVLSDGSYFGEISILNIKGSKAGNRRTANIKSIGYSDLFCLSKDDLMEALTEYPDAKGMLEEKGKQILMKDGLLDINIANAGSDPKDLEEKVTRMESSVDLLQTRFARILAEYESMQQKLKQRLTKVEKFLKPLIDTEFSAIEGSGTESGPTDSTQD